In the genome of Megachile rotundata isolate GNS110a chromosome 16, iyMegRotu1, whole genome shotgun sequence, the window ACGGTATTCCTTATGTTAcaatgtaatattatatttattgaataaagATAGTAACTGACGTATTTTAATTAAGAGCATCGTTGTGCCTTGTGCTCGTACGCCATGGCTTCTTCCTTCTTTCctcttttaatttataatgtttcattaaatgtttattaaacaCTTATCCCATATCGTCTGCTCGTCAATTTGCTGTCACGCAGTAAGATTTGGCGCGCTTCTAAATGAATTCAAACGAAGTCATGTAAGCGTCATTCAAATCGATGCATCTCTCATTAACGAGAAAACATACCACACTGTTCCCATAAAAAGTAGCACAACATAAGTGCTCCCTGAAATTCAGTTTCCAGTGTCTTATAAAGAGCTAGAAATGAGGTTAGGAGCTCATTAGCATACAGCTGATTCATTTGCATTTCCTTCAACTACTTGAAAAATCACTGCTCCGAGGGCTGCAACTTGTGTATCAAATGATCTGGAGAAAAAGTTGATTAGCTAATGAAGTTGTGACAGAAACTTTTGGAAACAAGAAATCAATTCGATTGTAATTAAAAGTTGCATAACGAGGCCTACCCTTCTGTACTTttttatctcaaatttccactttaaCTCATCAACAAATATTCCAGACATTGAAGGGAATGAACAGTACCTCaattatatcgataataatcgTAATTACCGAAATCGATAAACGGTGCACAGTAGAATTAGTTCCCAGCCTCCACTGCTAGATGGCCGAGCTTTTTAAGGTCCATGAAatgcaatatttttcattttttgtttctaacatgtgtattattttgaaattgcatTCTTGATGTTCTATTTGAGTTACAGAGTGCTTTGCTCATCTCAGAAAGGCTTAAAAGTCGTTATTTTTAGAGAAAAACGTAATTCTTTGTTTCGATAGTTCGAGGATTGATGTCTAGATGGCACTAGGTgcactatttttttttatagagcgcgcgaaaatttatattttcaaatgcatGAAATGTTAACAAACAATATTGACTACCAAGTTACATTGCAAGGGCTCTTTATTCCACTCGTTTCATTATAATAATCCCCAATTATAGGACAGAAATTTACATTGTATAATGGATGTATTGTATCTCTTGTTCACGGTTAATTTACTCCATCGATATTGCAGATTTTAACTTGCAGAACGAGAACGTTAGAATATCTATATCGGCAATATAGTCAGAGTGCAAAACGAAGTTACTCGAATTGGCTGAAATTAGTGTAATAAACTGTTTCGAAACATCAGAGTTGTTTTATGTAGAGTAGAcggttttgttttttttttctataaaggaaattttaataaagaaaaaagtAACACCATGTGATTCGATCAAGAAAGTTCCGCGTAAAATTGTTATGGTTTTTTTTACAACGATCGAgctgataaaattattattacgcgTTTCAATGTATTTTGTCAATATGTTGCGAATGCGTAGGTAAGgttatctattattttatttactgcaTTTTTCAATCCAAATAAACATTTATATCTAGCAAAGTGTTACGATAATCTTAGgagctttcatttttttcttccatttttttgCGATATTGATTGCCTTCTTTCTCGTGACGTTGAGTGAACATAATGAAGAGTAAAATGCCACCATTTCGAAGGAAAAAGTCCGGAAAATCTTTCCCCGTTAAAGTCTGTACTTTGGACGCTGAATTGGAGTTCAGTTTAGAGGTTAGTTTCTTTCGCACTGCTGCCAAACGTTACGTGAACAAGGATTGTAAATTTGCATTGTTTTCAGTGGAGATCAACGGGAAGAGATTTGTTTGATTTGGTCTGCCGTACAATAGGATTAAGAGAAACATGGTACTTTGGACTCCAATATGAAGATGCCAAGGGATTCATATCATGGCTAAAATTAGATAAAAAAGGTGAATTACAGGAGCTGTCAAAGTTCCCGAATTCATAACTGTTGTATTCATTGTTACATAATAAGTAATGTTTCTTTAGTGCAAGATCAATGCATTTCTCAACAACCGACAACACCTTTCATGTTCCTCGCAAAGTTTTATCCAGAAGCTGTTGCCGAAGAACTAGTGCAAGAAGTTACACAACATTTATTCTTTCTTCAAGTAAAACAAGCCATCCTTTCCATGGATATTTATTGTCCTCCAGAAGCATCCGTATTATTAGCTTCCTATGCTGTTCAAGCAAAGGTAATAATTTGTTTTCTTAAGAAAATACTTGTTCTACTATTTAAAGTTTTAATTCATTATATAACTATTAGTACGGAGACTATGATGAAGTCTCATACCGTCCAGGAATGCTTGCTAGTGAAGACCTGTTGCCACAAAGAGTTATCGATCAGTATCAGATGACCCCCGAAATGTGGGAGGATCGGATCAAAATTTGGTATGCAGACCACCGGGGAATGTCTAGAGACGAGGCTGAGATGGAATACCTTAAAATTGCTCAGGATCTTGACATGTATGGTGTAAATTACTTCCCTATTAGCGTAAGTAAGATCCATATGACAGTCTCCTTTTATTCCTTTCctatttaatatcattaattataGTGATAAATTTCAGAACAAGAAAGAGACTGATCTTTGGCTTGGAGTCACTGCCCTAGGactgaatatttatgaaaaggAAAACAAGTTGGCCCCAAAAACTACGTTTACATGGTCGGAGATACGGCACATTAGCTTCGACGACAAGAAGTTTGTAATAAAACCAGTGGAGAAAACGTCGCCGAACTTCGTGTTCTTCTCGCAGAAAGTTCGCATGAATAAACTGGTAAAAAAACAGTCAGATGTTGGCAGCTGGGTGAAGGGTTTGATAGCTTTAGGGTTGGACGATCATAACAATGACAAAGCTGCTCACATATTATTTGTTAAGATCCTGGACCTCTGTATCGGCAACCACGATCTGTTTATGAGGAGACGCAAGCCTGACTCTATGGAGGTGCAGCAGATGAAAGCCCAGGCCAAAGAAGAAAAATCTAGGTAAGTTTGTGGCACatcattcttttattttcattgtaaaTCATTTTTATGGGCTGGGAGGTGGGTTGAATATTTCTACAATTTGTGTTATTTACACAAATAATTTGAATGCGGTACATTAAGAAAATACTTTACTAACATCTATAGGAATTAAAGAAAGAAAACAATTTACAACAGCATAGAAGATATCTTTTTATATCATTGTTATACCAACATAATTGTGTGCATGTGATTCAATAACACTTTATTTAACAGTTGTTGTTTCTTCTCTAGTTGctataaaaaaagtttacaCAAAAAAACCCAATTGATATGAAAATGATTACTTTAACATTAAtgacttttttatatttcattgagCCTCCTATAACCCATGCACATCCTCAATCCTAACACCTTCAACCccgtttcttttttcgttttaaGTTTTGTAGGAATTGACgcgcaaaaatattaaattaatatttaaccagGTCAGTATACGAAACTATTTTTGCATATTCCAAGAGGCAACAATTAATTCAAATGTAGTTCATAGTACCTTGCAACTCTTGGTGACTAATAACTCTATTTTATTAGGAGacaaattgaaagaaataaactgGCGCGAGAGAAACAACTTCGAGAAGCAGCAGAAAGGGAGAAAGCAGCTATGGAACAACGTCTTTTACAGTATCAAGAAGAAATTCGTCTGGCAAATGAAGCACTTGTAAGATAACGTTATTGAGCAAATATTTAGTCGcatcaataatattttaattacaataattatgttACAGAGGAGATCTGAAGAAACCGCTGACCTTTTAGCCGAGAAGAGTCGTGTGGCAGAAGAAGAGGCGATGCTGTTGAGTCAAAAAGCTTCAGAAGCGGAACAAGAAATCACTCGTATACGACTGAACAATATGAAGACAGAAGAGGAGAAGGTTCATCTTGAAAGGAAAACTAGGGAAGCTGAATTGTTGACAGAAAGATTAGTGCAAGAATCAGAAAGGAGAGCAGCGGaagctgaaaaattgaaagatgaaTTATTACGTGCACGAATTGCAGAAAAAGAGGCGAAAGAAAAGTTGTTAGAATTTCTTAGTAGGAATGCCTATACTGCTACTATAGCtgtaagtataaaaattttagaattaagtaTAACTTGTGAAACCAAAATTAAATGTAATGTTTATGTTCTGTTATACAGCCAGTGCCAAATCTATTTCCATCAACCCAAGTACTGCCATCAGATTTGCAAGCTGATCTTCAGACGTTGCAGCTGGACACAGAACCATTACCAACTGACCTAACTTCGTACGACCTAATTGCTGACGGAGACGTCGATCAGCTTtcattggaaattgaaaaagaaagagTAGACTATTGGGAGAAAAGTAAACACTTGCAAGAACAATTGAGAGAATTACGTACTGAAATTGAAGTTATGAAGGTTGGTGAGAAACAGTGTGAGTTGGATCAGCTGCATGAAGAACAAGTACGACTTGGTGAGAACAAATATAGTACATTAAAAAAAGTGAAGTCAGGATCCACCAAGGCCAGAGTTGCGTTCTTCGAAGAATTATAGTTCGTATGCTAAGAGATTGATAAAGTAATATGTTGTATTGACTCAAAAAAGCTAATGAATATCTGATTGGATATGAAATTTATGGATTATGTAAAGACACGTACGTATGTATACGTTGTAGAATACTGACACGTACGCTTTACTTCCTTTCAATGATGTACATTTACGTTGTTGTATACATAGTGGTAGTACAATTTGCATGTTGACGTTTTAAATGTCCGTGTTTGGAAAACCAGACTTTTGCACTATCATCGAATGATAACTTCAGTAAATTTTGTCTTTTTTTACTTGTAACTTTACGTTTGTTTCCATCCTATGTATCTCTACTTGTTTGTTGTGCTAGTTTTGAATGTTTTAACAACTTAGCAAGATAATTAGATTCTTATGTAAAGTATATGCACAGAAATCAAAATTACAGGTATAATTACTAGATGTTAATGGCTACATAGAAGTAAGTACGTAATTTTTGAAGGCATACATATAATTCTTctgtttttatcaaatttagacTGCAGATAAAAAACAAATgtttttaaagtattttaataagcccataattttacaaaaaatctgtacataattttaaaaaagacGAATGTATGTAATGTTTTTTGTAGTAAGCCTGTGTTTAAGTGTAAACCAgatcattgttatcaatttttatgcCATGAAACGTTACTAACATGatattatataattagtttGGTTAGATTAGGACATTAGAATCGTTGTGCATTAATTGTGGCCTTTGAAGAAATGTTCCTATCAACATAGTAAAAAAGTCAGTGTTCAAGTATCTCGGTGAAAAGCTTTCCAAATGTCCCAGTATGTCCGTATTTCAAATTTAGCACTAAAAACTTTTCCATGTAAGATTCGAACATAAGAATTGTAAATaatcacaaatatttttacataaaataagcGAATGAATGAAGTgaccttaaaattttttaatttgttgtatTTGATAGCAGAATATATATAAGTAATTCTTTTACAATATGTGCCATAATTGTTTGCAGATATGTATCAGTAATACTTCAAATTCtggaaaatatataatattttgatatgtgcct includes:
- the Mer gene encoding ezrin/radixin/moesin family protein merlin isoform X3, whose amino-acid sequence is MVFFTTIELIKLLLRVSMYFVNMLRMRRKKSGKSFPVKVCTLDAELEFSLEWRSTGRDLFDLVCRTIGLRETWYFGLQYEDAKGFISWLKLDKKVQDQCISQQPTTPFMFLAKFYPEAVAEELVQEVTQHLFFLQVKQAILSMDIYCPPEASVLLASYAVQAKYGDYDEVSYRPGMLASEDLLPQRVIDQYQMTPEMWEDRIKIWYADHRGMSRDEAEMEYLKIAQDLDMYGVNYFPISNKKETDLWLGVTALGLNIYEKENKLAPKTTFTWSEIRHISFDDKKFVIKPVEKTSPNFVFFSQKVRMNKLILDLCIGNHDLFMRRRKPDSMEVQQMKAQAKEEKSRRQIERNKLAREKQLREAAEREKAAMEQRLLQYQEEIRLANEALRRSEETADLLAEKSRVAEEEAMLLSQKASEAEQEITRIRLNNMKTEEEKVHLERKTREAELLTERLVQESERRAAEAEKLKDELLRARIAEKEAKEKLLEFLSRNAYTATIAPVPNLFPSTQVLPSDLQADLQTLQLDTEPLPTDLTSYDLIADGDVDQLSLEIEKERVDYWEKSKHLQEQLRELRTEIEVMKVGEKQCELDQLHEEQVRLGENKYSTLKKVKSGSTKARVAFFEEL
- the Mer gene encoding ezrin/radixin/moesin family protein merlin isoform X1, with translation MKSKMPPFRRKKSGKSFPVKVCTLDAELEFSLEWRSTGRDLFDLVCRTIGLRETWYFGLQYEDAKGFISWLKLDKKVQDQCISQQPTTPFMFLAKFYPEAVAEELVQEVTQHLFFLQVKQAILSMDIYCPPEASVLLASYAVQAKYGDYDEVSYRPGMLASEDLLPQRVIDQYQMTPEMWEDRIKIWYADHRGMSRDEAEMEYLKIAQDLDMYGVNYFPISNKKETDLWLGVTALGLNIYEKENKLAPKTTFTWSEIRHISFDDKKFVIKPVEKTSPNFVFFSQKVRMNKLVKKQSDVGSWVKGLIALGLDDHNNDKAAHILFVKILDLCIGNHDLFMRRRKPDSMEVQQMKAQAKEEKSRRQIERNKLAREKQLREAAEREKAAMEQRLLQYQEEIRLANEALRRSEETADLLAEKSRVAEEEAMLLSQKASEAEQEITRIRLNNMKTEEEKVHLERKTREAELLTERLVQESERRAAEAEKLKDELLRARIAEKEAKEKLLEFLSRNAYTATIAPVPNLFPSTQVLPSDLQADLQTLQLDTEPLPTDLTSYDLIADGDVDQLSLEIEKERVDYWEKSKHLQEQLRELRTEIEVMKVGEKQCELDQLHEEQVRLGENKYSTLKKVKSGSTKARVAFFEEL
- the Mer gene encoding ezrin/radixin/moesin family protein merlin isoform X4 is translated as MKSKMPPFRRKKSGKSFPVKVCTLDAELEFSLEWRSTGRDLFDLVCRTIGLRETWYFGLQYEDAKGFISWLKLDKKVQDQCISQQPTTPFMFLAKFYPEAVAEELVQEVTQHLFFLQVKQAILSMDIYCPPEASVLLASYAVQAKYGDYDEVSYRPGMLASEDLLPQRVIDQYQMTPEMWEDRIKIWYADHRGMSRDEAEMEYLKIAQDLDMYGVNYFPISNKKETDLWLGVTALGLNIYEKENKLAPKTTFTWSEIRHISFDDKKFVIKPVEKTSPNFVFFSQKVRMNKLILDLCIGNHDLFMRRRKPDSMEVQQMKAQAKEEKSRRQIERNKLAREKQLREAAEREKAAMEQRLLQYQEEIRLANEALRRSEETADLLAEKSRVAEEEAMLLSQKASEAEQEITRIRLNNMKTEEEKVHLERKTREAELLTERLVQESERRAAEAEKLKDELLRARIAEKEAKEKLLEFLSRNAYTATIAPVPNLFPSTQVLPSDLQADLQTLQLDTEPLPTDLTSYDLIADGDVDQLSLEIEKERVDYWEKSKHLQEQLRELRTEIEVMKVGEKQCELDQLHEEQVRLGENKYSTLKKVKSGSTKARVAFFEEL
- the Mer gene encoding ezrin/radixin/moesin family protein merlin isoform X2: MPPFRRKKSGKSFPVKVCTLDAELEFSLEWRSTGRDLFDLVCRTIGLRETWYFGLQYEDAKGFISWLKLDKKVQDQCISQQPTTPFMFLAKFYPEAVAEELVQEVTQHLFFLQVKQAILSMDIYCPPEASVLLASYAVQAKYGDYDEVSYRPGMLASEDLLPQRVIDQYQMTPEMWEDRIKIWYADHRGMSRDEAEMEYLKIAQDLDMYGVNYFPISNKKETDLWLGVTALGLNIYEKENKLAPKTTFTWSEIRHISFDDKKFVIKPVEKTSPNFVFFSQKVRMNKLVKKQSDVGSWVKGLIALGLDDHNNDKAAHILFVKILDLCIGNHDLFMRRRKPDSMEVQQMKAQAKEEKSRRQIERNKLAREKQLREAAEREKAAMEQRLLQYQEEIRLANEALRRSEETADLLAEKSRVAEEEAMLLSQKASEAEQEITRIRLNNMKTEEEKVHLERKTREAELLTERLVQESERRAAEAEKLKDELLRARIAEKEAKEKLLEFLSRNAYTATIAPVPNLFPSTQVLPSDLQADLQTLQLDTEPLPTDLTSYDLIADGDVDQLSLEIEKERVDYWEKSKHLQEQLRELRTEIEVMKVGEKQCELDQLHEEQVRLGENKYSTLKKVKSGSTKARVAFFEEL